In Thermococcus camini, a genomic segment contains:
- a CDS encoding anaerobic ribonucleoside-triphosphate reductase activating protein, whose amino-acid sequence MLTSGWKSVSMVDVRGKVTFTLWLCGCNLKCPFCHNWRIAEGLDCFTLDRNALLEELESSSFLVDYFHVTGGEPLMQWRELSSLLAEVKLLDVPVSLNTNLTLVKPLETLLNAGLVDHIATDLKTPPGLYGLPMKVGERLWNLFLRGLEVVSDHEIPLELRIPVARGFNQWPHIGEGLKRITTDFYVVLNPLVGKPLTNPRDKDWCSRHCWPEREVYELKEKLEELGLKVYVSSFLKTQRDQANIVEAT is encoded by the coding sequence ATGCTCACGAGCGGCTGGAAGAGCGTCAGCATGGTTGATGTCCGCGGTAAGGTTACCTTCACCCTCTGGCTCTGCGGCTGCAACTTGAAATGCCCCTTCTGCCACAACTGGCGTATCGCTGAAGGCCTTGACTGCTTCACCCTCGACAGAAACGCGCTCCTCGAGGAGCTTGAATCGAGTTCTTTTCTGGTGGACTACTTCCACGTCACCGGTGGCGAACCACTGATGCAGTGGAGAGAACTTTCATCGCTCCTCGCGGAGGTGAAGCTCCTCGATGTCCCGGTTAGCCTGAACACAAATCTCACCCTGGTGAAACCCCTTGAAACACTCCTTAATGCCGGGCTCGTTGACCACATCGCGACCGATCTTAAAACACCGCCCGGACTCTACGGCCTTCCAATGAAAGTTGGCGAACGGCTCTGGAACCTCTTTCTTCGGGGCCTTGAGGTCGTCTCTGACCATGAAATCCCACTCGAACTCAGAATTCCAGTGGCGAGGGGGTTCAATCAGTGGCCCCACATCGGGGAAGGGCTGAAAAGAATAACCACGGACTTTTACGTGGTTCTGAACCCTCTCGTCGGTAAACCCCTAACCAACCCGAGGGACAAGGACTGGTGCTCCCGGCACTGCTGGCCAGAGAGGGAAGTCTATGAACTCAAAGAAAAACTGGAAGAGCTTGGCCTGAAGGTTTACGTCAGCAGTTTCCTCAAAACTCAACGAGACCAAGCGAACATCGTAGAGGCAACGTGA
- the thsB gene encoding thermosome subunit beta, giving the protein MAQLAGQPVVILPEGTQRYVGRDAQRLNILAARIVAETIRTTLGPKGMDKMLVDSLGDIVITNDGATILDEMDIQHPAAKMMVEVAKTQDKEAGDGTTTAVVIAGELLRKAEELLDQNIHPSIVIKGYALAAEKAQQILDEIARSVDVEDKEILKKAAVTSITGKAAEEEREYLAEIAVEAVKQVAEKVGERYKVDLDNIKFEKKEGASVRETQLIKGVVIDKEVVHPGMPKRVENAKIALINEALEVKETETDAEIRITSPEQLQAFLEQEEKMLREMVEKIKEVGANVVFVQKGIDDLAQHYLAKYGILAVRRVKKSDMEKLAKATGAKIVTNVRDLTSEDLGEAELVEQRKVAGENMIFVEGCKNPKAVTILIRGGTEHVVDEVERALEDAVKVVKDIVEDGKIVAAGGAPEIELAIRLDEYAKEVGGKEQLAIEAFAEALKVIPRTLAENAGLDPVETLVKVIAAHKEKGASVGVDVFEGEPADMLERGVIAPVRVTKQAIKSASEAAIMILRIDDVIAASKLEKDKGGEGGGNDFGSDLD; this is encoded by the coding sequence ATGGCCCAGCTCGCCGGACAGCCGGTTGTTATTCTGCCCGAGGGAACCCAGAGGTACGTTGGTAGGGACGCCCAGAGGCTCAACATTCTCGCCGCGAGGATAGTCGCCGAGACCATAAGGACCACCCTCGGTCCGAAGGGTATGGACAAGATGCTCGTGGACAGCCTCGGTGACATCGTCATCACCAACGACGGTGCCACCATACTCGATGAGATGGACATTCAGCACCCCGCTGCCAAGATGATGGTTGAGGTCGCTAAGACCCAGGACAAGGAGGCTGGTGACGGTACCACCACCGCCGTTGTCATCGCTGGTGAGCTCCTCAGGAAGGCCGAGGAGCTCCTCGACCAGAACATTCACCCGAGCATCGTCATCAAGGGTTACGCCCTCGCCGCCGAGAAGGCCCAGCAGATACTCGACGAGATAGCCAGGAGCGTTGATGTCGAGGACAAGGAGATACTCAAGAAGGCCGCGGTCACCTCCATCACCGGTAAGGCCGCCGAGGAGGAGAGGGAGTACCTGGCTGAGATCGCCGTCGAGGCCGTCAAGCAGGTCGCCGAGAAGGTCGGCGAGAGGTACAAGGTGGACCTCGACAACATCAAGTTCGAGAAGAAGGAGGGTGCCTCAGTTAGGGAGACCCAGCTCATCAAGGGCGTCGTCATCGACAAGGAGGTCGTTCACCCGGGAATGCCGAAGAGGGTCGAGAACGCTAAAATAGCGCTCATCAACGAGGCCCTTGAGGTCAAGGAGACTGAAACAGATGCCGAGATCAGGATCACCAGCCCGGAGCAGCTCCAGGCCTTCCTTGAGCAGGAGGAGAAGATGCTCCGCGAGATGGTCGAGAAGATCAAGGAGGTCGGCGCTAACGTCGTCTTCGTCCAGAAGGGCATCGACGACCTCGCCCAGCACTACCTGGCCAAGTACGGAATCCTTGCCGTCAGGCGTGTCAAGAAGAGCGACATGGAGAAGCTCGCCAAGGCCACCGGCGCCAAGATCGTCACCAACGTCCGCGACCTCACCAGCGAGGACCTCGGTGAGGCCGAGCTCGTCGAGCAGAGGAAAGTGGCTGGCGAGAACATGATCTTCGTTGAGGGCTGCAAGAACCCGAAGGCCGTCACCATACTCATCAGGGGCGGTACCGAGCACGTCGTTGACGAGGTCGAGAGGGCGCTCGAAGATGCTGTCAAGGTCGTCAAGGACATCGTCGAGGACGGCAAGATAGTGGCAGCTGGCGGTGCCCCGGAGATCGAGCTGGCAATAAGGCTCGACGAGTACGCCAAGGAGGTCGGCGGCAAGGAGCAGCTCGCCATCGAGGCCTTTGCAGAGGCGCTCAAGGTCATACCGAGGACCCTCGCCGAGAACGCCGGTCTTGACCCGGTCGAGACCCTCGTCAAGGTCATCGCCGCCCACAAGGAGAAGGGCGCCAGCGTCGGTGTCGATGTCTTTGAGGGCGAGCCGGCCGACATGCTCGAGCGCGGCGTTATAGCGCCGGTCAGGGTCACCAAGCAGGCCATCAAGAGCGCCAGCGAGGCTGCCATAATGATCCTCAGGATCGACGACGTCATCGCCGCCAGCAAGCTCGAGAAGGACAAGGGAGGCGAGGGCGGAGGCAACGACTTCGGTAGCGACCTCGACTGA
- a CDS encoding ABC transporter ATP-binding protein produces the protein MPAVEVENLSKSYGSKRALSDVSFTVEEGEIVGVIGPNGAGKTTLIRILTCLLKPDSGKVRVFGRNPCEARGLFVLLPQDVKAHFYTLTPRDYVYHYLRMRGAKRAEARERAEKAVQEFGIDYADEPMSMLSGGMVRKALLAMVLSADAKLYFLDEPTVGLDVENRLKLWEVLREKVGESTIVLTSHYLNEISSICDRVLLLKGGRVRAFGRPEEIAREYLSGLHSKVVAFGEVSLDGFLARKAGRNTYIYPRSKAEEREIVEAIKRTGVPFKVEGLTIEDVFIAGGLDDGDR, from the coding sequence ATGCCTGCGGTTGAGGTTGAGAACCTATCGAAGTCTTACGGTTCAAAGAGAGCCCTCAGCGACGTTTCCTTCACGGTGGAGGAGGGTGAGATAGTAGGCGTAATCGGACCGAATGGTGCCGGGAAAACGACGCTGATACGGATTCTGACGTGCCTTCTAAAGCCCGACTCCGGGAAAGTCCGGGTTTTTGGGAGGAACCCCTGCGAGGCCAGAGGACTTTTCGTGCTCCTCCCCCAGGACGTCAAGGCCCATTTCTACACCCTCACGCCGAGGGACTACGTCTACCACTACCTGCGAATGAGGGGGGCAAAGAGGGCGGAGGCGAGGGAACGGGCCGAAAAGGCCGTTCAGGAGTTCGGAATAGACTACGCCGACGAGCCGATGTCCATGCTCTCTGGTGGAATGGTTAGGAAAGCCCTGCTCGCGATGGTGCTCTCAGCCGATGCCAAGCTCTACTTCCTTGACGAGCCGACCGTTGGCCTTGATGTCGAGAACAGGCTGAAGCTGTGGGAGGTTCTCCGGGAAAAGGTGGGGGAATCAACGATTGTCCTCACCAGCCACTACCTCAACGAGATATCGAGCATCTGCGACCGCGTTCTCCTCCTGAAGGGCGGTCGAGTGAGGGCCTTCGGAAGGCCTGAAGAGATAGCCCGGGAGTACCTGAGCGGACTTCACTCTAAGGTGGTGGCCTTCGGCGAGGTGTCTCTGGACGGTTTCCTCGCCCGGAAGGCCGGCAGGAATACCTACATCTACCCGCGCTCGAAAGCCGAGGAGAGGGAAATAGTGGAGGCCATAAAAAGGACCGGCGTTCCATTCAAGGTTGAGGGGCTTACGATAGAGGACGTCTTCATCGCGGGTGGTCTCGATGATGGGGATCGTTGA
- a CDS encoding multidrug transporter, protein MMGIVEYYARALTRGRFSLISFAIQPLSFIFIVYVVSGGRFLNTALGGAIVSFIVGVGIADLAIELVGMKTRSRFYDVLMGLPGGNWEKALGISIGISVPAMPYVFLLTALLAWRLGFNALPKIILATAALWLWSAGVGFLLGVRGKEPIRVMRISNVLMTGLTVFPPVYYPPSVLPEKLAKVLVFLPTVSASRLISGSGDGLSATVAALWGLLGVVFLLKFGGLEE, encoded by the coding sequence ATGATGGGGATCGTTGAGTACTACGCGAGGGCCCTAACACGGGGAAGGTTCTCCCTCATCAGCTTCGCAATCCAGCCCCTTTCGTTCATCTTCATCGTCTACGTCGTGAGCGGGGGAAGGTTCCTCAATACTGCCTTGGGGGGCGCGATAGTTAGTTTCATAGTCGGGGTCGGGATAGCGGATTTGGCGATAGAACTCGTTGGAATGAAGACGCGCTCCCGCTTCTACGACGTCTTAATGGGCCTTCCGGGCGGCAACTGGGAGAAAGCCCTTGGCATATCAATAGGAATAAGCGTCCCGGCGATGCCGTACGTCTTTCTCCTCACTGCCCTTCTCGCCTGGAGGCTCGGATTCAATGCCCTTCCGAAAATAATCCTCGCAACTGCCGCCCTCTGGCTCTGGAGCGCTGGAGTAGGTTTCCTTCTCGGCGTTAGAGGAAAGGAGCCGATAAGGGTTATGAGGATTTCTAACGTCCTCATGACGGGTCTTACCGTCTTTCCGCCGGTCTACTATCCGCCGAGTGTTCTTCCCGAGAAGCTCGCTAAGGTTCTTGTTTTCCTCCCAACGGTGAGCGCCTCACGGTTAATCTCGGGGAGCGGGGACGGCCTTTCGGCCACTGTGGCGGCCCTCTGGGGCCTCCTGGGCGTGGTCTTCCTCCTCAAGTTTGGGGGGCTTGAGGAGTGA
- the taw3 gene encoding tRNA(Phe) 7-((3-amino-3-carboxypropyl)-4-demethylwyosine(37)-N(4))-methyltransferase Taw3, with protein MFLYTKNFDEQKAKAMEGLKKALAENKVDGDIISLLEKINSLENYFTTSSCSGRISVMEMPHFGDKVNSVWLGKWHREVTVEEVMEAIGRHRSGQLWFLVRSPILHVGARTMEDAVRLLNLAIGLGFKYSNIKSVSHKKLLVEIRSTERMDVPLGEDGELWVSESYIERIVALANSQVRRFKGKLKRLEGEVGKL; from the coding sequence GTGTTCCTCTACACTAAAAACTTCGACGAACAGAAAGCCAAAGCGATGGAGGGCCTGAAAAAGGCCTTGGCCGAGAACAAGGTGGACGGGGACATCATTTCACTTCTTGAGAAAATCAACTCGCTGGAGAACTACTTCACAACGAGCTCCTGCTCCGGCAGGATTTCGGTCATGGAGATGCCCCACTTTGGGGACAAAGTTAATTCCGTCTGGCTCGGCAAGTGGCACCGCGAGGTTACCGTTGAGGAAGTAATGGAGGCGATTGGGAGGCACCGCTCCGGCCAGCTCTGGTTCCTCGTGAGGAGCCCTATCCTGCACGTCGGGGCGAGGACGATGGAGGACGCGGTTAGGCTGCTAAACCTGGCCATCGGACTGGGCTTCAAGTATTCAAACATAAAGAGCGTCAGCCACAAGAAGCTCCTCGTTGAGATTCGCTCGACGGAGAGGATGGACGTCCCGCTCGGCGAGGACGGCGAGTTATGGGTGAGCGAGAGCTATATCGAGAGAATCGTTGCCCTCGCCAATTCCCAGGTGAGGCGCTTCAAGGGGAAGCTGAAAAGGCTGGAGGGAGAGGTTGGGAAGTTATAA
- a CDS encoding IGHMBP2 family helicase, translating to MDEKLERFISHLKILVEMERKAEIEAMRLEMKRLSGREREKVGRAVLGLNGKIIGEELGYFLVKYGRDREIKTEISIGDLVVVSRRDPLKSDLVGTVVEKGKRFITVALETVPEWALKGVRLDLYANDITFKRWLENLNNLRESGRNALELYLGLREPEGSEPVGFTPFDRSLNASQKKAVSLALGSPDFFLIHGPFGTGKTRTLAELIRQEVERGNKALATAESNVAVDNLVERLANSGLKVVRIGHPSRVSRSLHETTLAYLITRHELYGELRELRVIGQNLKEKRDTFTKPSPKYRRGLSDREILRLASKGIGVRGVPARLIREMAEWLKINQQVQKTFDDARKLEERIAREIIREADVVLTTNASAGLDVVDYGSYDVAIIDEATQATIPSVLIPINRARRFVLAGDHKQLPPTILSEKAKELSKTLFEGLIERCPGKSEMLTVQYRMNERLMEFPSREFYGGKVVADKGVKNITLADLGVKSPKNGPWGEVLKPENVLVFIDTAKLENRFERQRRGSESRENPLEARFVKEAVERLLGLGVRQDLVGVITPYDDQRDLISSLLPEEIEVKTVDGYQGREKEVIVLSFVRSNERGELGFLKDLRRLNVSLTRAKRKLILIGDSSTLSVHPTYRRLVEFVRERETVVDINELGV from the coding sequence ATGGACGAAAAACTGGAGAGGTTTATCTCTCACCTCAAGATACTCGTTGAGATGGAAAGGAAGGCCGAGATAGAGGCCATGCGCCTGGAGATGAAAAGGCTCTCCGGAAGGGAGAGGGAGAAGGTCGGGAGGGCAGTTCTCGGCCTGAACGGTAAAATCATCGGCGAGGAGCTCGGCTACTTCCTGGTGAAATACGGGCGCGATAGAGAGATAAAGACGGAGATAAGCATCGGCGATTTGGTGGTTGTCAGCAGGAGAGACCCGCTGAAGAGCGATCTGGTTGGAACGGTCGTAGAAAAGGGGAAGCGGTTTATAACGGTCGCCCTTGAAACCGTTCCCGAGTGGGCCCTGAAGGGCGTTAGGCTGGACCTCTACGCCAACGACATAACCTTCAAGCGCTGGCTTGAGAACCTGAACAATCTGAGGGAGAGCGGAAGGAATGCGCTGGAGCTCTACCTGGGCCTTAGGGAGCCGGAAGGGAGCGAACCGGTCGGCTTCACCCCATTTGACAGGAGCCTGAACGCGAGCCAGAAAAAAGCCGTAAGCCTCGCCCTCGGAAGTCCGGACTTCTTCCTCATCCACGGGCCGTTCGGGACGGGCAAGACGAGAACCCTGGCCGAGCTGATAAGGCAGGAAGTGGAGAGAGGCAACAAGGCCCTAGCAACGGCTGAAAGCAACGTTGCCGTTGACAACCTCGTCGAGCGCTTGGCCAATTCGGGTTTAAAGGTTGTGCGCATCGGCCACCCGAGCAGGGTCTCAAGGAGCCTCCACGAGACGACCCTGGCTTACCTCATCACCCGGCACGAGCTATACGGCGAGCTGAGGGAGCTTCGCGTAATCGGCCAGAACCTCAAGGAGAAAAGGGACACCTTCACTAAGCCATCTCCAAAGTACAGGCGGGGGCTGAGCGACAGGGAGATTCTCAGGCTGGCCTCAAAGGGGATAGGCGTAAGGGGCGTTCCGGCGAGGCTCATCAGGGAGATGGCGGAGTGGCTGAAGATTAACCAGCAGGTTCAGAAGACCTTCGACGATGCCAGAAAACTCGAGGAGAGAATCGCAAGGGAGATAATAAGGGAAGCGGACGTTGTTCTCACAACGAACGCCTCTGCCGGCCTTGATGTCGTTGACTACGGTTCCTACGACGTCGCAATAATAGACGAGGCGACGCAGGCGACGATACCGAGCGTGCTCATTCCGATAAACCGCGCGAGGCGCTTCGTCTTGGCTGGAGACCACAAGCAGCTGCCACCAACGATACTCAGCGAGAAGGCCAAGGAGCTGAGTAAGACGCTCTTCGAGGGCCTGATCGAGCGCTGTCCAGGGAAGAGCGAGATGCTCACCGTCCAGTACAGGATGAACGAAAGGCTCATGGAGTTTCCGAGCAGGGAGTTCTACGGCGGGAAGGTCGTCGCAGATAAGGGCGTGAAGAACATAACGCTGGCCGATTTAGGGGTTAAAAGCCCTAAGAACGGCCCATGGGGGGAGGTTCTAAAGCCCGAGAACGTGCTGGTTTTCATAGACACTGCCAAGCTTGAGAACCGCTTCGAGAGGCAGAGGCGAGGAAGCGAGAGCAGAGAGAACCCCTTAGAGGCGAGGTTCGTGAAGGAGGCCGTCGAGAGGCTTTTGGGACTCGGTGTTAGGCAGGATTTGGTTGGAGTGATTACGCCCTATGACGACCAGAGGGATTTAATAAGCTCGCTTTTGCCCGAGGAGATCGAGGTGAAGACCGTTGATGGCTACCAGGGCAGGGAGAAGGAGGTAATCGTTCTCTCCTTCGTCCGCTCCAACGAGAGAGGCGAGCTGGGCTTCCTGAAGGATTTGAGGCGCTTGAACGTCTCGCTGACGAGGGCCAAGAGAAAGCTGATCCTCATAGGCGACTCCTCAACGCTGAGCGTCCACCCGACCTACAGGCGGCTGGTGGAGTTTGTGAGGGAGAGAGAAACGGTGGTTGATATCAACGAGCTGGGGGTGTGA
- a CDS encoding AAA family ATPase, whose amino-acid sequence MFVDRERELRILHSAYKALKEGHKVNIAVIGPRRVGKTELLLKFKEEADGVIPYINLQRIGSVDSFIFAYTRELLYELSRVKKHNVERIHLLNWDDLLILAAKLGVDEEVKAIKNGTLETLFEAQERILEKLGEKAIFILDEFQEVKNLSRFLEVMRAITEKEKRVAYFISGSAVGMMEEILSPEKPFFGQFRRIYLPGLPKEDTFELARSILNKADVTYSNSALEAVYRLTGGHPFYVHAVCRRIVEEGFERVGKKEVEYTFLTELLTETGEIYMHLDYVFNESLSRAYKGAVHREILLILAKGEGLRLSELAKQLGKPSGEVSNYLKFLLRTDLIVKENGRYYFADKLMRFWLAKTYLGITELELRRERLREELIKELEEKFLKAKTELGLTGEAWVRERLGMALGLEFKPYRRGDVEFDGVAFGDMPHVLEVKWKSRPASYKDVKDFAEKVRGEFGNARMFFFSKAGFTEKALQLCQELGVKPLTKDELR is encoded by the coding sequence ATGTTCGTGGATAGGGAAAGAGAGTTGAGAATTCTGCACTCTGCCTACAAGGCTCTCAAAGAAGGGCACAAAGTAAACATCGCAGTGATAGGCCCGAGACGGGTGGGCAAGACAGAGCTCCTTCTCAAATTCAAGGAGGAAGCCGATGGGGTGATACCTTACATCAACCTTCAGAGGATTGGAAGCGTGGACTCCTTCATCTTTGCATACACCCGTGAACTGCTCTATGAGCTATCGCGGGTCAAAAAACACAACGTTGAAAGAATTCACCTTTTGAACTGGGATGACCTGCTTATACTCGCCGCCAAACTTGGCGTTGATGAAGAAGTCAAAGCAATTAAAAATGGCACTCTGGAAACTTTGTTTGAAGCCCAAGAGAGGATTCTGGAGAAGCTTGGTGAGAAAGCCATCTTCATTCTCGATGAGTTCCAGGAGGTTAAGAACCTCTCCAGGTTCCTTGAGGTGATGAGGGCCATCACGGAGAAAGAGAAACGGGTTGCTTATTTCATCTCCGGCTCGGCAGTTGGCATGATGGAAGAGATACTGTCCCCTGAGAAACCGTTCTTTGGTCAGTTCAGGAGGATCTATCTGCCGGGACTGCCCAAGGAGGATACCTTCGAGCTCGCCAGAAGCATACTCAATAAAGCCGACGTGACTTACTCAAATTCAGCTCTTGAGGCAGTTTACCGGCTGACTGGGGGGCATCCGTTCTACGTCCATGCAGTCTGCAGGAGGATTGTGGAAGAAGGATTCGAGCGGGTTGGGAAGAAAGAGGTGGAGTACACTTTCCTCACGGAGCTCCTCACAGAGACTGGTGAGATTTACATGCACCTCGATTACGTCTTCAACGAGTCCCTTTCAAGAGCCTACAAGGGCGCGGTGCACAGGGAGATACTCCTCATCCTTGCCAAAGGGGAAGGGCTGAGGCTCTCCGAGCTCGCCAAACAGCTTGGAAAGCCGAGTGGGGAGGTTTCAAACTATCTGAAGTTCTTGCTAAGGACTGACCTAATAGTCAAGGAAAACGGCAGATACTACTTTGCGGACAAGCTCATGCGCTTCTGGCTCGCAAAAACTTATCTCGGCATCACCGAACTGGAACTCCGCCGGGAAAGACTGCGTGAGGAACTCATTAAAGAGCTTGAAGAAAAGTTCCTGAAGGCAAAAACGGAGCTTGGCCTTACGGGAGAGGCCTGGGTAAGGGAAAGGCTTGGAATGGCTCTGGGTCTTGAGTTCAAGCCCTACCGCAGGGGTGACGTGGAGTTTGACGGGGTTGCCTTTGGAGACATGCCGCACGTGCTCGAAGTCAAATGGAAAAGCCGTCCTGCTTCGTATAAGGATGTCAAAGACTTTGCCGAAAAGGTGAGGGGCGAATTCGGCAATGCCAGGATGTTCTTCTTCTCAAAGGCAGGATTCACCGAGAAGGCGCTCCAGCTCTGTCAGGAACTCGGAGTAAAGCCCCTTACCAAAGATGAGCTGAGATGA
- the guaB gene encoding IMP dehydrogenase: protein MGKFEHKLVNAIKGYTFDDVLLIPQATEVEPKDVDVSTKITPNVRLNIPILSAAMDTVTEWEMAVAMAREGGLGVIHRNMSVGEQAEMVRKVKRAERFIVEDVITIGPDETLDYALFLMERNDIDGLPVVGEDGRIVGIVTKKDIAAKDGSFVRDVMTGEVITVGEDVSVEEALDTMVAKGIARLPVVDGDGRLVGIITMSDLMMRKKYRNAVKDENGDLLVAAAVGPFDIERAKALDLAGADVIVIDTAHAHNLKAIKAMKEIRKAVDADLIVGNIANPKAVDDLTFADAVKVGIGPGSICTTRVVAGVGVPQVTAITLVADRAQEYGLHVIADGGIRYSGDIVKAIAAGADAVMLGSLLAGTKEAPGKEVVINGRKYKQYRGMGSLGAMMKGGAERYYQKGHMKTRKFVPEGVEGVVPYKGSVSDVLYQLVGGLRSGMGYVGAGNIPELKEKGEFVIITQAGVKESHPHDIFITNEAPNYSVGK, encoded by the coding sequence ATGGGAAAATTTGAACACAAACTTGTTAATGCCATTAAAGGCTACACTTTCGACGACGTTCTTCTCATACCGCAGGCGACCGAAGTTGAGCCCAAGGACGTTGACGTCTCGACTAAGATTACACCCAACGTCCGGCTGAACATCCCGATTCTCAGCGCGGCTATGGACACGGTAACCGAGTGGGAGATGGCTGTCGCTATGGCCAGAGAGGGTGGCTTGGGGGTCATCCACAGGAACATGAGCGTTGGGGAGCAGGCCGAGATGGTCAGAAAGGTCAAGCGCGCCGAGCGCTTCATAGTGGAGGACGTCATAACGATCGGTCCCGACGAGACCCTCGACTACGCCCTCTTCCTCATGGAGAGGAACGACATCGATGGCCTCCCGGTTGTCGGTGAAGACGGCAGAATAGTCGGCATCGTTACCAAGAAGGACATAGCGGCCAAAGATGGTAGCTTTGTGAGAGATGTCATGACGGGAGAAGTCATAACCGTCGGCGAGGACGTCTCGGTGGAGGAAGCCCTTGATACGATGGTTGCCAAGGGAATAGCCCGCCTCCCGGTCGTCGATGGGGACGGCAGGCTGGTTGGGATAATCACGATGAGCGACCTGATGATGAGGAAGAAGTACAGAAACGCGGTAAAAGATGAAAACGGTGACCTCCTGGTTGCCGCGGCGGTGGGTCCCTTCGACATCGAGCGCGCCAAGGCCCTTGACCTGGCCGGAGCGGACGTCATAGTCATAGATACTGCCCACGCCCACAACCTCAAGGCGATAAAAGCTATGAAGGAGATAAGGAAAGCCGTCGATGCTGACCTTATCGTCGGGAACATCGCCAACCCCAAGGCGGTTGACGACCTCACCTTTGCCGACGCGGTCAAGGTTGGAATAGGGCCGGGGAGCATATGCACAACCCGTGTCGTCGCTGGAGTCGGCGTCCCGCAGGTTACGGCAATAACCCTCGTGGCGGATAGGGCCCAGGAGTACGGCCTTCATGTCATTGCCGACGGCGGAATCCGCTACTCCGGCGACATAGTCAAGGCCATCGCCGCTGGCGCAGATGCGGTAATGCTGGGTTCGCTTTTGGCCGGAACAAAGGAGGCACCGGGCAAAGAAGTGGTGATCAACGGGAGGAAGTACAAGCAGTACCGCGGCATGGGCTCCCTTGGGGCGATGATGAAAGGCGGAGCCGAAAGATACTACCAGAAGGGCCACATGAAGACCAGGAAGTTCGTTCCGGAGGGAGTTGAGGGCGTTGTGCCATACAAGGGGAGCGTGAGCGACGTCCTCTACCAGCTCGTCGGAGGCCTGCGCTCTGGAATGGGGTACGTGGGAGCAGGGAACATCCCGGAGCTCAAGGAGAAGGGCGAGTTCGTGATTATAACCCAGGCGGGAGTGAAGGAGAGCCACCCACACGACATCTTCATCACCAACGAGGCGCCGAACTATTCCGTCGGGAAATAG